The following is a genomic window from Lactococcus carnosus.
ATATACAATATGGGACGAGTTTACTTTATCCTATTTCATCGATGGGCTCACACGTCTCAGTTGTCCCTAATCACCAAACACATCGTGTGACAGGTCTTGATATTCGGGGAGATGTTGCCATGAGTGGTGTGTTTGGCTATGAGCTCAATGTGCAAGATATGACAGTAGCAGATAAAGTGACGGTTAGTGAACAAGTTGCCTTCTATAAACAGCATCGTCAATTACTTCAGTATGGCAAGTTTCATAGGCTTGTGTCGCCATTTGAGACATCGCATGCTGCCTGGCTATTCGTTAATCCAGATAAATCACAAGCCATCGCCTTCTATTTTAGGAAGTTTGCTGAATCAGCTGGTCCACTCCACACGATTAAATTTGCAGGCCTTGATCCAGAAAAGGTTTATCAAGTGAATGGCGAGGCAAGTTATGGTGGAGATGAGTTGATGCATGTTGGCATCTATCTTGATCCCTTTATGGTTGGTGACTATCAAAGTCGTAAGTTTGTGATAGATGAAGTGATTTAAGAAGTGTAATCACCTTTAAGCTAATTTATTCTCATATCATTAAAAAAAAAACGCTGATTTGGCGTTTTTTTTAATAAATTAATGAATTAGTCTACAATAAAGTATGAAACAGATAAAATAAAAAATCAATCCGTATGCTTATTTTTTTATGCGATTCATATTGGTAGAAGTTAATGTTTCAAGCATCAAATTATCATGATTTTCAGCACGAAATTTCGTTGGGCTAACACCATAACGCTTTTTAAATGCATTTGAAAACCCAAGAGAATCTGTAAAGCCAATACTCTCTGAAATTTGAGAAATCAAATTCTCTGAATGAATAAGCAACATGATTGCTTGGCCCATACGTAAGTCAATTAAATATTTTTGTGGTGAGAGGCCATACTTATGTTTGAAAACTGTAAAAAGATAGGCACGAGAAATCATCACATGGGCTAAAACTTCTTTTATTTTGATGCCACTCTTATAGTTATTATTGATAAACATATAGGCTTTTTCAGCATAATAATCAGATTGATTTTTATGAGAACTTGCCAGTTTTGGGAAAGCAGTCATTAGACTTTTCATTAACAAAAAAAGTTCTGCTTGAATTAGTAAATCAATACAAGCCATATCCTCATAGGATAGACTATAAA
Proteins encoded in this region:
- a CDS encoding AraC family transcriptional regulator, with the protein product MKYREFHQNYLDINLDFVGNETTIPSFSFGPTKRENYVMHYIVSGRGIFTIDGSKYTLEAGDCFILPAEVETFYQSDPIDPWVYNWLGISGRIVADLFARTSVNDQNWVLKNVSTTDFIKSFNQIYSLSYEDMACIDLLIQAELFLLMKSLMTAFPKLASSHKNQSDYYAEKAYMFINNNYKSGIKIKEVLAHVMISRAYLFTVFKHKYGLSPQKYLIDLRMGQAIMLLIHSENLISQISESIGFTDSLGFSNAFKKRYGVSPTKFRAENHDNLMLETLTSTNMNRIKK